A genomic region of Thermodesulfatator atlanticus DSM 21156 contains the following coding sequences:
- a CDS encoding amidohydrolase family protein, translating into MELRISKGPTIYRAKYIFPVTDPPIENAAVLTKEGEILECGPYEQVRKGFLGEEIDLGEVALLPALVNAHAHIELSALKWRLTPSGSFVGWIKNLIRIRQEISAEEYVSSARQALKEAWQNGIGLIGDHGNTGLSVPLLRESPFLAVFFREVIDFKGHTNLKDFLKENLSDPKITMSLAPHAPYTVSPILMQAIKGWTQKYKLPFSLHVAESQEEVEFLRFGRGPIKELLEERGQWPSNFVAPGLSPVHYLDRLNILDEDTICVHLCQATEDELALLAKKRAKPCLCLRSNTFLGVGLPKVEKMLDLGLKPCLGTDSLASNDQLSIFAEMAAVRQFFPKIPAEVILKMATLWGAKALKRNGVGFIGQGARADLLIIPTEKKDPKALLEEIVTKTPAQIGRLYG; encoded by the coding sequence ATGGAACTTCGCATTTCTAAAGGACCAACTATTTACCGCGCAAAATACATTTTCCCTGTTACCGACCCGCCCATTGAAAATGCCGCCGTCCTTACCAAAGAAGGCGAAATCCTTGAGTGCGGCCCTTATGAGCAGGTGCGCAAGGGTTTTCTGGGGGAAGAGATAGACCTTGGGGAAGTTGCCCTTTTGCCGGCCCTGGTAAATGCGCACGCCCACATCGAACTTTCCGCACTAAAATGGCGACTGACGCCCTCGGGGTCTTTTGTTGGCTGGATAAAAAACCTCATTCGCATTCGCCAAGAGATTTCCGCAGAGGAATACGTTTCCTCTGCACGCCAGGCCCTAAAAGAGGCCTGGCAAAACGGGATCGGCCTCATCGGAGATCACGGAAACACCGGGCTTTCTGTCCCCCTTTTGCGAGAGTCCCCTTTTTTGGCAGTTTTTTTCCGGGAAGTAATCGACTTTAAAGGACACACCAATCTCAAAGACTTCCTCAAAGAAAATTTAAGTGATCCTAAAATTACCATGAGCCTTGCACCGCATGCGCCTTACACTGTCTCACCTATCCTCATGCAGGCTATCAAGGGCTGGACCCAGAAATACAAGCTTCCCTTTTCTTTACACGTGGCAGAGTCTCAAGAAGAAGTAGAATTTTTAAGGTTTGGCCGCGGCCCTATAAAAGAACTCCTTGAAGAAAGGGGCCAGTGGCCGTCTAATTTTGTGGCCCCTGGGTTAAGCCCGGTGCATTATCTTGACCGCTTGAACATCCTTGATGAGGATACGATTTGTGTCCACCTTTGCCAGGCCACCGAAGACGAACTGGCACTGCTTGCCAAAAAAAGGGCAAAGCCCTGTCTTTGCCTGCGTAGCAACACTTTTTTAGGGGTGGGGCTTCCCAAAGTTGAAAAAATGCTTGACCTCGGCCTTAAGCCCTGCCTTGGGACTGATAGCCTGGCAAGCAATGACCAGCTATCAATTTTTGCAGAAATGGCTGCGGTAAGACAGTTTTTTCCAAAAATACCAGCAGAAGTCATCCTCAAAATGGCAACCCTCTGGGGGGCTAAGGCGCTAAAACGCAACGGCGTAGGCTTCATTGGCCAGGGTGCCAGGGCTGATCTCTTGATAATTCCAACAGAAAAAAAGGACCCCAAAGCCCTTCTTGAAGAAATTGTCACTAAAACTCCCGCTCAAATTGGCCGACTCTATGGTTAG
- a CDS encoding zinc dependent phospholipase C family protein has protein sequence MWPDKSFAFGPAAHIELALKILAEGPGCFKNLTGALGLAFIYGNLVPDFFIAPPRWKRLYHSFEAFEHLLLKAKKPCEHAFALGYGTHLLADKVAHEKIIPAFARRLDLPPRLIHYYFEWTIERNLSRNLFLLKGLYLWPGHRRLNLFVSSSFEIERHVMLTRKLITLSSMRLAKIRRRTPPNSLVKLFERRFLAALPSCLSEMQYVFHAKGANNAYRGLGCA, from the coding sequence ATGTGGCCTGATAAAAGCTTTGCCTTTGGCCCTGCGGCCCATATTGAACTTGCGCTCAAAATACTTGCCGAAGGCCCTGGCTGTTTTAAAAACCTCACCGGCGCCCTGGGCCTTGCCTTTATTTACGGCAACCTGGTGCCAGATTTTTTCATTGCTCCCCCGCGCTGGAAAAGGCTTTACCACTCTTTTGAGGCCTTTGAGCATCTTTTGCTCAAAGCCAAAAAACCTTGTGAACACGCCTTTGCCCTGGGCTATGGCACGCATCTTCTGGCAGATAAAGTAGCCCACGAGAAAATAATTCCTGCTTTTGCACGCCGCCTTGATCTACCACCACGCTTAATTCACTACTACTTCGAATGGACTATTGAAAGAAACTTAAGCCGCAATCTTTTCCTCTTAAAGGGGCTTTACCTCTGGCCAGGGCACCGCAGGCTTAATTTGTTTGTGTCTTCCTCTTTTGAAATAGAACGCCACGTAATGCTTACGCGCAAGCTTATCACCCTTTCAAGTATGCGCCTTGCCAAAATAAGACGCCGCACCCCTCCTAACAGCCTTGTCAAACTATTTGAAAGGCGTTTCCTTGCTGCACTGCCAAGTTGTCTCTCAGAAATGCAATACGTATTCCACGCCAAGGGAGCAAATAATGCGTATCGTGGGCTCGGGTGCGCTTAA
- the mqnC gene encoding cyclic dehypoxanthinyl futalosine synthase, producing MKEKIIEKVRIGKRISPEEALTLWREASFFELGALAREVRFRIHPERIVTYIIDRNINYTNICISGCKFCAYYRPPGKEGGFVLSQEELFRKIEETLALGGVQILLQGGLHPELPFSFYVEMLQSIKKKFPEIHIHGFSPPEIVHFSEISGETIEEVLRELIKAGLNSIPGGGAEILVDRIRKKVSPNKCSAEKWLEVMRTAHRLGLKTTATMMFGHLETIEDRIEHLKRIRDLQDETGGFTAFIPWPFQPGNTEIDVPKVMPVEYLSMLALSRIFLDNVKNIQASWVTQGPKVAQVALEFGANDFGSTMIEENVVAAAGVSHRLSVDEIERIIRDAGYEPRRRRMDYTLIS from the coding sequence ATGAAAGAAAAAATCATTGAAAAAGTCCGTATTGGCAAAAGGATCTCCCCTGAAGAGGCCCTTACCCTGTGGCGAGAGGCGTCTTTTTTTGAGCTTGGCGCCCTTGCCCGTGAAGTGCGGTTCAGAATTCATCCTGAGCGCATTGTGACCTACATAATCGACCGCAACATAAACTACACCAATATTTGCATCTCAGGGTGTAAGTTCTGTGCCTACTATCGTCCGCCAGGAAAAGAAGGCGGTTTTGTCCTTTCCCAGGAAGAGCTCTTTCGCAAAATAGAAGAAACCTTAGCCCTTGGAGGGGTTCAGATTCTTCTTCAAGGAGGCCTGCACCCAGAGCTTCCTTTTTCTTTTTATGTGGAGATGCTGCAAAGCATAAAGAAAAAATTCCCAGAAATTCATATTCACGGCTTTTCCCCGCCAGAGATAGTCCATTTTTCAGAGATATCAGGGGAAACCATCGAAGAGGTCTTAAGGGAGCTTATCAAGGCCGGGCTTAATTCTATTCCAGGCGGTGGGGCAGAAATTCTCGTTGACCGCATAAGAAAAAAAGTTTCTCCCAACAAATGTTCTGCTGAAAAATGGCTTGAGGTTATGCGCACGGCCCATAGACTTGGCCTTAAAACCACAGCCACGATGATGTTTGGGCATTTAGAAACCATTGAAGACAGAATAGAACACCTAAAACGCATAAGAGACCTTCAGGATGAAACCGGCGGCTTTACCGCCTTTATCCCTTGGCCTTTCCAGCCCGGAAATACGGAAATAGACGTCCCCAAGGTTATGCCTGTTGAGTATCTCAGCATGCTTGCTCTTTCGCGCATTTTTCTCGACAATGTCAAAAATATCCAGGCCTCCTGGGTGACCCAGGGGCCCAAAGTTGCCCAGGTAGCCCTTGAGTTCGGAGCCAATGATTTTGGCAGCACCATGATAGAAGAAAATGTGGTAGCGGCTGCCGGGGTCTCACACCGGCTTAGTGTTGACGAAATAGAACGCATTATCCGGGATGCTGGCTATGAGCCCCGCAGGCGCCGCATGGACTACACCCTTATATCCTGA